The DNA segment GAGCGGTTCTCGCTGGGGTATGCGTCAGGCTATCTGGCTCAGTCCATGCCTGCTGAGATCGATCATCTGTTGAAACTGGGATTGATGCGAAAACAGGGGAGCGATACGTACTACGGTCGTGTCACCGTACCGGTCTATGATGTATCAGGCAAGGTCAGTCAGCTTTATGGCCGCAGCCTGGGGGATGCCAACAAGCACCGCTATCTACCATTTCCCCATACGACATTGTTTCATCCAGACGCGTTGAATGAATCCCGCATCATCCTCTGTGAGTCGATTCTCGATGCACTGACCCTGCACAGCTACAGTTTTGATAATACATTATCAGTTTATGGAGCCAGAGGCTTGAAGGGACGCTTTGTCGAGCAGATTGCAGAGGCCGGTGTGCGCAAGGTGATGCTTGCCTATGATGCCGATAAGGCCGGAGATGAAGGCGCAAGCAAGGCGGCGGGTTTGTTGCGTAAGCGGGGAATTCTGTCGTACCGACTGCAATTGCCCGAAGGCATGGATGTGAATTCAGTTGCGATGGAGTCCGAGGATCCAGGCAATGAACTGAACCGTCTTGTTCGGGATTCTCGACACAACCGGATATGAGTTCTGCTCAGTATTTTGAAATCCCCGTCTCGTTTCCGCCGCTAAGTGTGTAACGGCAGGGGATTGTGGTTCTTCCTTAGGGAAAGTTTGAAAACGGTTGGGAAAGGACTTGCGCCCCCTGCGAACCCAAGCGGATATGCTCAAGATGAAGGAGATAGTATCAAAAATAGATTTAAAGGTTTTAGCTCGTGAGCTTGATCGGCTTTCGGTTGGGGCTTTGCGGGAGCGCTTTTTAGCGGTGATGGGATATCCGAGCAAATCGCGGAATCGTTCCTTTCTGGTGCGAAAAATCCTCTGGGGAACGCAGGCGAAGACGACGGGGGATATTTCCGCATCGGCGAGGGAACTGGCAATCAGACTGGCTGATGAGCGGGATGTGATTACCCGTTTGCCTGCGGTGGAATTACCCGCGCAGGTTTCGAAACGCAAAAAGGCGTACCGCTTTTCTCCCACCCATGACAGCCGTCTTCCGGTCCCGGGAGCGGTATTGATTCGTGAATACAACGACAGGCAAATTCGTGTCACGGTAGGGGCCGATGATTTCGAATTCGAGGGCAAACGGTACAAGTCGCTTTCGGCTATCGCTCGTGAAGTGACCGGGGGCAGCTACAACGGATTTCTATTCTTTAAACTCAAATGATCGCGCCAGCATCAACCAAACCGCTTCGGTGCGCCATCTATACGCGCAAGTCTGTCGACGAGGGTCTGGATCAGGACATGAACAGCCTGACCGTCCAGCGTGAGGCCGGCGAAGCCTATATCAAGTCACAGAAGGGGGAAGGGTGGCTTTGCCTCCCCGACCCGTATGACGATGGCGGATATTCGGGGGGCAATATGCAGCGTCCGGGCTTGCAGCGTTTGCTGGTGGACATTCGCTTGGGCGGTATTGACTGTGTGTTGGTCTATAAGGTGGACCGGCTCAGCCGAAGCCTGCTGGACTTTGCCAAATTGATTGAATGCTTCGATCAGCACGACGTCATCTTTGTCAGCGTCACCCAACCGATCAGTACCTCAACCAGCCTGGGGCGCTTGACCTTGGGGATTTTGATCAGCTTCGCCCAGTTTGAGCGTGAGCAGATTTCAGAGCGCACCAAAGACCGGATGGCCTCTGCTCGGCGTAAGGGGCGTTGGGTAGGGGGACGTCCGCTATTGGGCTATGATGTCTCGCGGGAAGAACGGGCTCTTGTGGTAAACGAGTTGGAGGCGCAGCAAGTTCGCCGGATGTTTGAGTTGTATCTGAAGGAGCGCTCGCTTACCCGAACGGTGGCATGTTTGCAGGAGGAGGGCATTTGCTTGAAGCGCTGGGTGACGCGTTCGGGCAATAGCTCTGGCGGGGGGCCAATCAATAAGAACGGACTCCATCGACTGCTGAGCAATGTCGCCTATGTCGGCAAGGTTTGCTATGAAGGCGAGACGGTCGAGGGGGCGCATGAGGCGATTGTAACCGAGGAGGTGTTTGAGGCGGTGCAACACCAGCTCAAAGCGAATGATCGCAATGGTGGCGTGCGTGTGCGCAACAAGCACGATGCCTTGCTGCGGGGGCTGCTCACGTGCCGTCATTGCGGAACAGCCATGACACATACGTTTTCAAGCAAAAAATCAGACAAGGTCTATCGCTACTATGTCTGCCAGCGGGCGATGAAAGAGTCCTGGTCGGTCTGTCCGTCCAAGTCAGTGGTAGCCGGTGAGATTGAAGCATTCGTGGTCGAGCGGATCCGTGGGCTTGGCTCAGATCCTGCGCTTCAGGAGGAGGTTATTGATGCGTTTCTTTCCCGCCAGTCAAAGGCTCGCAAACTTTGCGAGAAGGATTTGGCAAACATGCAAAAGCAGTACCGTAAGCTCCAGCAGGAGATTCAGCATGCGATCGAGAGACAGATGGGCGCGGCTGAGTTTTCCTTGCTGGAAGATAAGCGCAAAGTCTGCGAGTTGGCGTTGCAGTCGATCTCGGTTCGTCTTGAACGCCTGCAGGGGAACTGTTTGAACCGAAACGGCATCATCCGTGCGTTAAGCCTGTTTCATCCGGTCTGGGAAAAGCTGACAACGCCGGAGCGTTGCGATCTGTTGGGCTTGCTGATTGAGCGTATTGCCTATGACGGTGAGGCAGGCGAGGTGGAAATTATCTGGAAGGAGGAAGGTATCCATGCATTGCTCGAAAACGAATGACGGCGGGAATGTCCGCAGCGTATTTTTATTTCAGTCGCGCAGACGACGGCACGCTGAAACCACGCCGATATGCCAAGAACGTTCCCCGGTTCGCCTGAGTCGATTGATGGCGCTGGCGATTCGCTTTGAGGATATGCTTCGCGAGGAGGACGTTGTGGGGTACTCGGAACTTTCGGCCCGCTATGGCGTGGACCGGGGACGTATCTCACGCATTATGAACCTGCGTTTGCTGGCTACTGATTTGCAGGAGAAATTGTTGTCGCTGGAGGACGGGGAGACGGAGTTGAGTCTCAAGCGGTTGTTGCCGGTTTGTAAACTTCCGATGTGGTCTGAGCAGCGGGTGGCTTTTGCGGTGGTGTACAAAGAGACGAGGATAACGTAGCCTAGATGGAAATTCAGTCCGGTCTTGGGGCAATCAGTCACTTTGCGCGTATTGGAAATCCATCGTTTTTTCAATCTATATGAAAACTGTATCCGTACTGAGCATTCAAGTCACTTGCCAGAAGACGATAAAGGCCGTGGAGATATGGACAACGTCTAAAAGGCCAGTCGGCAGAACTCTGGGAAAAATATGATGGAGAGTGCTTCCTGCCATCAAGAGTTAATTCTCTCCATTTAGAAGGATGATGGTCGAGTCTTCCCGAGCCACCATCAATTAGTGTGGTAACTTTGGGGTATTCAAATGTTGAGTTTGGAATGTGATATTCTTCGATCATGGGGCAATCATTTACCCCGGAACCCTTTGAGCTTACTATGTTGAATATGATCGATGTGCAGTTATCCAGATAGGCTGATTGGGATAAGAAAAATTCGTTTCCCCTGACGAACTCACTATAGTTGGCAATTAGTCGTTGGAACAATTTACGTAGGTTGCTCATCATTTTTGCCTTGTCAGCAAATGACCAAATCCAGTCTCCGTCTCGGGGTCCTAGCGTTTCCCAAGGATTAACAACCTTTTCAACGCCAGCAGCCAATAGGTATTTCAAGGAATCTTCATAGGCTTGCACAGGTAGCCCCCCCGAATCTATACTGTAACTTGAAAGAGGGGGTATGTGTGTCAAACGGAGATATCGAGTCTTTTTAAGTGATTCTTCCATCTGCCAAAGAAATATTTGTCCTACATGATCATTCTCAGAACCCTCGGGAAGGGGAAGGTAGCGAGCACATGCTTCCGGCAATGTCTGGTAGTAGGCATCCTGGAGTTCCTTGAGGCTATATTCTCCTGTCGGATTGATGCCAAATACGTGAGGGAAGCATTCCACAAATTGAGCAAGAATATTACAGGCAGCGTCTTGACCATGAACGACGAGTTGATAGTTCTTTAGCGATTTCTCAATTGGAAGTCTTAAGAATTTAAGTGCTTCTTCCCGCGGATTTTTAAGTGAAGAGCGCTGTGCCCAATTAAAGGCTACAGCTGAAGGATCATCAAAAATCGAATCTGAGGATGCGCTTTCAATACGGAATACAGTTGGTTGCCTAGCCCCAAACGCAATTCGGTGATGTTGGTATTCTACTTTATTCGCTGTGGTATTGGCTATGCCGATTCCATAGCGTGCAGCCGGAGGTAGCACACGAGATCGAATTGATTGAAAATCGCGCTCAAGCAGGGAATTTAGTTCGTTGGCATATTTGTTAAAGTACTGAACATCCAAGTCATTTATGTTATCAAGATCAATATCCCGAGAAACTCTTGCTGCAAGTTTGGGGTATTTTTGAATTCGATCATTATAATCACGAACTATTAATCGCCATCTGTTCAAGTAAGCCTCTGACCTGCCTATCTCATCATCTGCGGTAAACTTGACTGTAAAAGATTGCTGACCATCTCTATATTCAGGCATGCCGCCGAAGATATGACGCCACATTACCTTTTTGTTTGCTGTGTCGACCGCTATAAGAAGCAAGGGAAGTGAAGAAACTTTGCTGTATGCGTACAATGAAATTGGGCAGTTGTAGCTGCTACAACCAGCTGAAGCTTTGCGTATTTGAACATCAAATTTCCCCTCCGGTTTCCGTTCGCTATCGACAATCTCTAAAGTCCCATCGACGTTAGGATACTTATCGCGGGTCCGGATATCTGCCTTAACCTTATCTGCATTCAAGCTAGAAAGCAGCATGGTCACTGCATCTTGCTCGGCCCCGTCAGTTTGTGGATATCCAGCTGGTTTGCACATTTTTTGACTCAACCCTACTACTAATGGTGTCCTCTGATGAGCTTTAGGCAACTATTTTGACAGATGCGTCTGCTAAGAACATGGTCGGTGGATATACGGTAAGCTTCGCAAGGTATCGTTCGCGTCTGCGCCCTCGGGGCTCATGGAGCATCATCTTGAGCTGGTGCAGATGATGCCCGCATGAGACGGGCGTCACCGAGGCGAACAAATATGAGAAAATACCGTATCCACCAAACCATCGAATACATCCGCAGTCAGTTGGAGTTTCCCTTCGACGCTGCCGATGTGGAAGAGCGACTCGATACCGTGCTCGCACACTATGGCGTTGAAATCGCACTGACGCCTGAAGAACGGCAGGAATTCATCCGATACCTGCTACCCCGTGGGCTCGCCTTCGAAGTGGGCGAAATGGCGCGTATCCGCCAAAAACAGGAAGATTACCGGATGGGTGTTCACGTTCCCATCCCGGATGATCGGACAGTGGAAAGGCGTCGAAGCCGCTTCTTTCAACAACACGCTGAACGGCTCAACCGTGGATTGCTCATCCTGATCGGTTGCCTGAAAAGTTCTCCTGTCGGCAGGGCAGGGTGCTTGCGTGCTCCCGTGAACGCAAGCTACCCCCTCGAAGGGCGGCGAGCGGAGTGTGCTGAATGATTCAGGAAACAACGAGAGAAAGAACCCATGCCCCGACAGGGGACGCATGGAATTCGCAGGACTTGGAAGCGTGTTGCCCGGCTTTTGCCGCCAACAAAGTCATTTGCGGAGACTGCATCGATGTGATGCGGACACTACCGGATGAAAGCATGGATTTCGTCATCACCGATCCCCCGTATCTGGTCAACTATCACAGCCGGGATAAACGCTCCTTTGCTAACGATACCAACGCTGACTGGGTGGAGCCTGCCTTCGAGGAAATTTATCGCGTGCTAAAAAACAACAGTTACTGCGTCTGCTTTTACGGGTGGAGCGCGGTGGAACATTTTATTTCTGCCTGGGAAAAGGCCGGGTTCCGTCGAGTCGGTCATTTTACCGCCTGTAAGCGATACTCCTCAAGCCAGCGGCACACAGCCATGTACCATGAGTGCGCATTCCTGTTGGCAAAAGGACGACCGAAGCTTCCCGAACAACCGCTCTGTGACCTCTTGCCTTGGCGATACACGGGCAACCGACTCCATCCCACACAAAAACCGGTGGAAACATTCCAGCCCTTGATTCAGACGTACGCCCCTCCGGGTGGAATG comes from the Ruficoccus amylovorans genome and includes:
- a CDS encoding CHC2 zinc finger domain-containing protein → MSYHEREELDRLKDRVSLSDYLANVGIELKPAGHLLRAHCPLHEDATPSFYVWDDNSFYCYGCQTGGDVFTLTQKLYDLSFSDAVDRVREYAGGSNPLPAPVRTVLPTARKALRETDQSLLERVVNSYQSKLQGSDAALAYLHKRKISDSVVERFSLGYASGYLAQSMPAEIDHLLKLGLMRKQGSDTYYGRVTVPVYDVSGKVSQLYGRSLGDANKHRYLPFPHTTLFHPDALNESRIILCESILDALTLHSYSFDNTLSVYGARGLKGRFVEQIAEAGVRKVMLAYDADKAGDEGASKAAGLLRKRGILSYRLQLPEGMDVNSVAMESEDPGNELNRLVRDSRHNRI
- a CDS encoding DUF2924 domain-containing protein, translating into MLKMKEIVSKIDLKVLARELDRLSVGALRERFLAVMGYPSKSRNRSFLVRKILWGTQAKTTGDISASARELAIRLADERDVITRLPAVELPAQVSKRKKAYRFSPTHDSRLPVPGAVLIREYNDRQIRVTVGADDFEFEGKRYKSLSAIAREVTGGSYNGFLFFKLK
- a CDS encoding DNA methyltransferase, with product MEACCPAFAANKVICGDCIDVMRTLPDESMDFVITDPPYLVNYHSRDKRSFANDTNADWVEPAFEEIYRVLKNNSYCVCFYGWSAVEHFISAWEKAGFRRVGHFTACKRYSSSQRHTAMYHECAFLLAKGRPKLPEQPLCDLLPWRYTGNRLHPTQKPVETFQPLIQTYAPPGGMVLDPFAGSGTAGEAAILSGREYLLIELDPQYTKAARERLERRWAL
- a CDS encoding recombinase family protein, giving the protein MIAPASTKPLRCAIYTRKSVDEGLDQDMNSLTVQREAGEAYIKSQKGEGWLCLPDPYDDGGYSGGNMQRPGLQRLLVDIRLGGIDCVLVYKVDRLSRSLLDFAKLIECFDQHDVIFVSVTQPISTSTSLGRLTLGILISFAQFEREQISERTKDRMASARRKGRWVGGRPLLGYDVSREERALVVNELEAQQVRRMFELYLKERSLTRTVACLQEEGICLKRWVTRSGNSSGGGPINKNGLHRLLSNVAYVGKVCYEGETVEGAHEAIVTEEVFEAVQHQLKANDRNGGVRVRNKHDALLRGLLTCRHCGTAMTHTFSSKKSDKVYRYYVCQRAMKESWSVCPSKSVVAGEIEAFVVERIRGLGSDPALQEEVIDAFLSRQSKARKLCEKDLANMQKQYRKLQQEIQHAIERQMGAAEFSLLEDKRKVCELALQSISVRLERLQGNCLNRNGIIRALSLFHPVWEKLTTPERCDLLGLLIERIAYDGEAGEVEIIWKEEGIHALLENE